One stretch of Leishmania panamensis strain MHOM/PA/94/PSC-1 chromosome 29 sequence DNA includes these proteins:
- a CDS encoding hypothetical protein (TriTrypDB/GeneDB-style sysID: LpmP.29.1250), with translation MAVPAGCHPERFERVTVYTDMVYAANTQLEGRGDDEEAAVLLALIRTSAAALARQLVVVDSKSLLPSAEQARPSLPPKRDTGTASVAASASTSTTVQLLRYWQAEEADVYTRDVNNIVSFMRDWECLITCKDIRDGAVTYALHRRQMPVLSLALTQTSTSTRTPKSAVEELLYTCVPSGATLKDKEDAITRFFTFPSELGAYVVAPSVTAAGEAKPQHSSEAASASATAAAAAVVLVNKNGYPVRLPWAASLLPPPPARFAGVLQKLCSANSAQMEVLRRRNPLLPGVLAAFHRYENRGLLRSALQRGCHVEVVETTEGDKAVVSAEDWVRRFVDLLTTGSDEADSQRRQTTAAATLKNFELKWLDLPLPQSQT, from the coding sequence atggcggtgccggcgggCTGCCACCCAGAACGGTTTGAGCGCGTCACCGTCTACACGGACATGGTATATGCCGCAAACACACAGTTGGAGGGCCGAGGagatgacgaggaggcggcggtgctacTGGCGCTGATTCGAACGTCTGCCGCAGCACTCGCTCGCCAGCTCGTTGTCGTGGATAGCAAAAgtcttctcccctccgcaGAGCAGGCAAGGCCTTCTTTGCCACCGAAGAGGGATACCGGCACCGCTTCTGTGGCCGCGTCTGCGAGTACGTCTACCACGGTTCAGCTACTGCGGTACTGGcaagcggaggaggcggatgtGTACACACGCGATGTGAACAACATTGTTTCCTTCATGCGGGACTGGGAGTGCTTGATCACATGCAAGGACATACGAGACGGTGCTGTGACGTACGCGTTGCATCGTCGACAGATGccggtgctgtcgctggcGCTAACGCAGACCAGCACGTCAACGAGGACGCCAAAGAGCgccgtggaggagctgctttATACGTGTGTGCCAAGCGGTGCCACACTGAAGGACAAAGAAGATGCAATCACTCGCTTCTTCACGTTTCCCTCCGAGCTGGGGGCTTACGTTGTGGCACCGTCTGTGACTGCTGCAGGCGAGGCAAAGCCTCAGCATTCCTCGGAGGCCGCCTCTGCGagtgctactgctgctgccgctgcagtggtgctggtgaACAAGAACGGATATCCGGTGCGCCTTCCGTGGGCCGCATCTCTGctcccgccgccgcctgcgcgcTTTGCAGGCGTCTTGCAAAAATTGTGCTCGGCGAACAGCGCACagatggaggtgctgcggcggcgcaacCCACTTCTCCCTGGTGTCCTGGCTGCTTTTCATCGTTATGAGAATCGAGGCTTGCTGCGTAGTGCGCTGCAACGCGGGTGCCatgtggaggtggtggagacgACAGAGGGCGATAAGGCTGTCGTGTCGGCAGAGGACTGGGTGCGCAGGTTTGTGGATCTGTTGACCACGGGCAGCGACGAAGCGGACTCACAGAGGAGGcagaccaccgccgcggccaccTTGAAGAACTTCGAGCTGAAGTGGCTggacctgccgctgccgcagagcCAGACGTAA
- a CDS encoding hypothetical protein (TriTrypDB/GeneDB-style sysID: LpmP.29.1260) — protein MAKINATYSSGYYIAPDVDFRKLEEQQRQEQRGKRRRGVPNDSGDDNVKRQTFAIPFDLICEQCHRRIARGSHVYANRRGTDKRYLGSIRIWELEILCRFCKGAYYLRTDPETPKETGGYICEKGCRRVEGDFYSLNKQNQAAREEWERAKAEAELNPLAALEKENEAARELEERNRQIEEAVEERAGHNDGDLLTMLRSRSCRTKVRADAVGKDSDEDADASGKTGLALSSTSAETAPAPPSSLSTSFLSPKAFTLGGDGDGSGSEDEEDADERAFRAFNEDMERRWRTLERQQRARQRQQEEQSSITETTMPADEDELKRVLARYGGDRHITTETLAKAPTEAQEPNALPVQGSVPSPTLMSTLASFIPPQSGSIKQNKFFVHNDDDDDDFDEADGEESLFARLRGPQPSQPSLVSATAGATPSVRAASRFAAPAGVSQPHSSPRQGGSSLLRRLVGDGDDEDGSDAEERC, from the coding sequence ATGGCCAAGATCAATGCCACGTACAGCTCGGGTTACTACATCGCCCCTGATGTCGACTTTCGAAAACttgaggagcagcagcggcaggagcagcgcggcaaGCGCAGGCGTGGCGTTCCcaacgacagcggcgatgacAATGTCAAGCGGCAGACGTTTGCCATTCCGTTTGATCTCATATGCGAGCAGTGCCACCGGCGGATTGCTCGTGGCAGTCACGTCTACGCCAATCGACGGGGGACTGACAAACGCTACCTCGGCAGCATCCGCATCTGGGAGCTGGAGATACTGTGCCGTTTCTGCAAAGGAGCGTATTACCTTCGCACCGACCCGGAGACTCCCAAGGAGACGGGCGGCTACATCTGCGAGAAGGGCTGCAGGCGAGTCGAGGGCGACTTCTACTCCCTCAACAAACAGAACCAAGCAGCGAGGGAGGAATGGGAGAGGGcgaaggcagaggcagagctgAACccactggcggcgctggagaaggaaaacgaagCTGCCCGCGAACTGGAGGAACGCAACCGCCAGATTGAAGAGGCTGTGGAGGAGCGCGCTGGGCACAATGATGGGGACTTGCTTACGATGCTGCGCAGTCGCTCCTGCCGCACCAAGGTACGTGCGGATGCGGTAGGCAaggacagcgacgaggacgcggATGCCAGCGGCAAGACTGGTCTGGCACTGAGCTCAACAAGTGCGGaaacagcaccagcaccgccgtcatcaTTATCAACATCTTTCCTGTCACCAAAGGCGTTCACGCTaggaggcgacggcgacggaaGCGGTagcgaagacgaggaggacgccgatGAGCGTGCTTTCCGAGCATTCAACGAGGACATGGAGCGACGTTGGCGTACCCTGGAGCGCCAACAGCGcgcgcgccagcggcagcaggaagAGCAGAGCTCTATAACCGAGACGACAATGCCCGCTGATGAGGACGAGCTGAAGCGTGTGCTGGCCCGCTACGGCGGCGATCGTCACATCACCACGGAGACACTGGCAAAGGCGCCGACGGAGGCCCAGGAGCCGAATGCACTCCCGGTACAAGGTAGCGTGCCGTCTCCGACACTGATGAGTACCTTGGCATCATTCATACCACCCCAGAGCGGCAGTATCAAGCAAAACAAGTTCTTCGTCCAcaacgatgacgatgacgacgacttCGACGAGGCAGACGGTGAAGAGTCGCTGTTCGCTCGCCTACGCGGACCTCAGCCATCGCAGCCATCCCTTGTTTCCGCCACGGCAGGAGCGACGCCATCTGTGCGAGCTGCCTCTCGCTTCGCAGCCCCGGCCGGCGTCTCCCAGCCACACTCATCGCCACGGCAAGGCGGCAGCTCTCTTTTACGCCGCCTTGTCGGCGATGGGGATGACGAGGATGGAAGTGACGCTGAGGAGCGTTGTTGA
- a CDS encoding hypothetical protein (TriTrypDB/GeneDB-style sysID: LpmP.29.1270), whose amino-acid sequence MSGGPPPPPPPPRPGAVGDGALHPLSIFGKRPAGAPGGSYSSGADPAAARRSNLLSTYSQYTNSSAGARAPPPATTGGDTTPLPPPVRPLVVAGPLEANEGHASPPPPTQLAFGQPSGSLPPPPPRATLLKTAALDAPPAAPPPPLPAAAANGLRIGGGFRYAVPTYGFGEEAHPSVGGPPPPVAQPAVPLPVSLPQPPPPALPSSATQSILEHTEAEVQQEPVFPPTPPLATEVSPPLLPASFSSPPFPAVATAGPPLATRVSGAALARPASSRTSSNGRQSPRDLSEMAGHRVPNGNGKQSRLPLAEMDSITETSAAAIAHPSYPSSRGSSILVSIAAASAAALESEGRRTPPAPRQSSSIDSGLRRGVPAFLQPSGGGSVVQRPLRTASSRVDLTTTSSRCHKLLEAALTSRGSRHASLHGAPFASLSAHLQQQPSSSVRMSQGAPMRESEGDATVAQRKPEAPSELHSQGGSAPTHPSSDNNGGAVTDTSFLVPEVVTLPTGRLLPGTGYSVSSRSVRQPMGGNGGSLAWDAALLANPEAGESKDMAAGHDGLQQVDAPPQRLDPARGDSGGRTDAASVDSHPSGPLGSCNGRMADEVVVSGAEVHAILNPHSLHFDARESLATLTDEAPENALRADGKSAARYKHSNAFTTDSDPTAASMTLVNPFRAMAGRNGGDGTAASPPPPPTASRGQLSCQQQQWQHLRQQSPLQHDAPYSGFQSSLPPSSYPGACAKAPEQLPIMKNIPTEEAVGATGPPLPPLPRQQQQQPPFASGSGDSATATEPATGFTTPRMDGARSMPQAQQQQQQQQRQPHPLPMSCSSNSHVPHNMSRGPYAASPYVRGEDARAMVEESPLPLRPPSCDSVPQMEEALREATEQGEHEFGAINSSALNCMDGDGSGGAQDVGRFMWDESTEDGSAAGQYLSKPQCSQHIAPLPLPAHNRGTANSFSAILTHAQSKAPREFQKPPPQPPTQEPQDQEQRRESQSGQSAPLIPQLSTPLLILSTKAISKTSTSHPPPGPASPHSTKFSESDFRNCSLTEQLQRPLELNLSPGNVASTESHHGYTSVSNPFAEPDENFLFNSTGGLLLDATNAFDSNTVIPRSHQALKGSLDSVQSMQAQHEPPPHLQLLRPSDYSALSVEPSGAQPRSKDHPAPPMLGSDPATAPPFGFTGDEGAPSTAVASSNPTSVKTRPAAVRTPGSATLVNPFSKSAQNSSCYLSGTSANISGGGALSRGTSLTGSFAGGATRKKPRRSGAPCFAIFVGGATLLPGPQGNSGSDRRVFSCIAACFNLSSGSPLAKNSGWSPLGQSTPLGSPQTASVRSTSQSGATRTITSPVPRPLWTGPLGGNTGICLSFCSVTEALTARGSVVDRKGIRGTEYGRSYVRALTGAVLPCALLADKWGTRDEATAGEVAGVMEALKDCVPAPLGDVVEVMLMDALPQKNGDDFVWRDNGGRRLAELLTTAAQADSRRRAATASSRSAADSTTVAAGCTRATREVDALGAISPLNPVTATVGYDPKERSAALCRVEDLLCRGQRVEAVEAALEANLYAHALLISMMCPTKDLYLRSVQAVMQQELSVASPLARAYCIFNEMPLPPLVLPPLKADEEEEVKEGAAGEGRSVETAQQQHKRQQQTFLRDQEMLQQTWRRQAAVLLANFTRHSGDGLLQLATTLHQFHLVVEAHTCLLLLHLTPLGMAGPARAGAEPLPPASSLSPEDVVDLLPRPDQRQVMEEIRRRIGVVGGAYHPTQGCRESFLTPLTTLITQLVWLVSARLDARAPPLSHPEPTEPPVPFHGLPNYHPRSDIGYRMMQVLWLRELGLGKEFAQALHALLQRMPPPLAFSLRAPPRTLNELVYLFGGVPPPSPQQPPEALDGATPATRGELIPESEATTKQSSQSLSVRLPPHLREGLPQDTDNDAGEVPRASSSSLIRATSEVRHSGPPPPLTPQERRATTPQQPFSLNHASLPSSSPGAADTTAPLTCDQRTAVLQPPERPAPSNITSLPQLETQGLPLLPPHPEATAAADKPDNASASAKIALAPTATKLKQPAPRRSRSLDALRNFFFRRGNSEATGEEKADEAKPMHLDTEKPPTFDPVTGRWLFDMTEEEKRLQELAKAGPPKMAPKSGATAAWGSALRDRAPLQQPAPDSAPRPGNARAGSGTSAPVYAGGGTPAPRPAGGAPVITGRNAPPTVPGRGAARPGGRPQYVDMFNSTD is encoded by the coding sequence ATGTCTGGTGGCCCAccgcccccaccgccgcctccgcggccAGGCGCAGTCGGAGACGGGGCACTGCACCCATTATCCATCTTCGGTAAGCGACCTGCAGGGGCGCCAGGGGGATCTTACTCCTCTGGAGCCGAcccagcggcggcacgtcGAAGCAACCTGCTGAGCACTTACAGCCAGTACACAAACTCCTCCGCAGGCGCTAgggcgccgccacctgcaACTACCGGTGGTGACACtactcctcttcctcctcctgttcGGCCACTCGTGGTGGCAGGTCCTCTAGAGGCGAATGAAGGCCAcgcttcaccaccaccacccactcAGCTAGCCTTTGGCCAGCCCTCTGGCAgcctgcctcctccacccccccgCGCGACCCTACTGAAGACGGCAGCCCTTGATGccccgccagcagcgccgcctccccctttgcctgccgcagctgcgaaTGGGCTGCGCATAGGCGGCGGTTTTCGGTACGCCGTGCCCACCTACGGTTttggcgaggaggcgcatcCGAGTGTCGGTGGCCCGCCTCCACCGGTGGCTCAACCCGCGGTTCCATTGCCCGTATCCTtgccgcagccaccaccacctgctcTGCCCAGCAGTGCTACACAGTCAATCTTGGAACacacggaggcggaggtcCAGCAGGAGCCAGTtttcccccccaccccgcccctGGCGACGGAGGTGTCGCCACCTCTACTGCCGGCATCCTTTTCTTCACCGCCCTTTCCTGCCGTAGCCACTGCAGGACCACCGCTGGCGACGCGCGTTAGCGGTGCGGCGCTCGCTCGGCCTGCCAGCTCGCGCACCTCGAGCAATGGTCGTCAGTCGCCACGTGACTTGAGCGAGATGGCCGGCCACCGGGTACCGAATGGCAACGGCAAGCAGAGTCGCCTGCCTTTAGCTGAAATGGATAGCATTACTGAGAcatccgccgctgccataGCACATCCCAGCTATCCCTCGtcacgcggcagcagcatcctGGTTAgcatcgcagcagcgtcggctgCGGCACTTGAGTCGGAGGGTCGCCGCACACCACCCGCGCCTCGACAATCGTCCTCAATCGACTCTGGACTGCGTCGCGGTGTGCCCGCTTTCCTCCAACCCAGCGGGGGTGGCAGCGTCGTTCAGCGCCCGCTGCGCACAGCCTCGTCTCGGGTGGACTTGACCACGACTTCGTCGCGTTGTCACAAACTACTGGAGGCCGCCCTCACGTCGCGCGGTTCCCGCCATGCGTCCTTGCATGGCGCGCCTTTCGCCAGTCTCTCAGcacacctccagcagcagccgtcgaGTTCGGTGAGAATGAGCCAAGGGGCCCcgatgagggagagcgagggtgATGCTACTGTTGCGCAGCGCAAACCAGAGGCACCCTCCGAGCTGCACAGTCAGGGGGGCTCTGCACCGACGCATCCgagcagcgacaacaacgGAGGCGCCGTTACAGACACGTCGTTTTTGGTGCCGGAGGTGGTGACGCTGCCCACTGGCCGCCTCTTGCCAGGGACCGGATACTCCGTCTCGTCGCGAAGTGTTCGCCAGCCCATGGGCGGCAACGGAGGCTCTCTCGCCTgggatgcagcgctgctcgcgAACCCAGAGGCAGGTGAATCAAAGGACATGGCTGCGGGGCACGATGGTCTTCAGCAGGTagacgcgccgccgcagagacTTGATCCCGCACGCGGTGACAGTGGCGGCCGTACAGACGCCGCCTCGGTCGATTCTCATCCTTCAGGGCCGCTGGGAAGTTGCAATGGCCGCATGGCGGACGAGGTGGTTGTGTCCGGAGCTGAAGTTCATGCAATCTTGAATCCCCATTCTTTGCATTTTGACGCGAGGGAATCGCTGGCCACACTAACGGACGAGGCCCCAGAGAATGCACTGCGAGCAGATGGCAAGAGTGCAGCTCGATACAAGCACAGCAACGCTTTCACAACTGACAGTGACCCCACTGCCGCATCTATGACACTCGTCAATCCGTTCCGTGCGATGGCCGGGAGgaacggcggcgatggcactgctgcgtcgccgccaccaccaccgacagCCAGCCGTGGACAGCTATCttgtcagcagcagcagtggcaacaTTTAAGGCAGCAGTCACCACTGCAGCATGACGCACCGTACAGCGGCTTTCAAAGCAGCTTGCCACCATCATCTTACCCCGGGGCATGCGCAAAAGCGCCAGAGCAACTGCCAATCATGAAGAACATCCCCACGGAGGAAGCCGTCGGTGCGACTGGTCCTCCTCTACCGCCGCTACCgcgacaacagcaacagcagccacccTTTGCTTCAGGGAGCGGCGACTCGGCAACTGCAACTGAACCTGCGACTGGCTTTACCACGCCGCGAATGGATGGGGCGAGGTCGATGCCtcaagcacagcagcagcagcagcagcagcagcgacagccccATCCACTGCCGATGTCGTGTTCTTCCAATTCACATGTGCCTCACAACATGAGCCGTGGCCCCTATGCGGCGTCTCCCTACGTGCGCGGTGAGGACGCGCGGGCCATGGTCGAAGAGtctccactgccgctgcggccgccatCCTGTGACAGCGTGCCgcagatggaggaggcgctaaGGGAGGCTACTGAGCAAGGCGAGCACGAGTTTGGCGCTAtcaacagcagcgctctcAACTGCATGgacggcgatggcagcggcggcgcacaagATGTTGGCCGCTTCATGTGGGATGAGTCGACTGAGGACGGTAGCGCCGCCGGGCAGTACCTGTCAAAGCCACAGTGCAGTCAACACATCGCACCTCTTCCTTTGCCGGCTCACAACAGAGGCACTGCGAACTCTTTTAGTGCCATCCTCACGCACGCCCAGTCTAAAGCACCACGCGAGTTTCAgaaaccaccaccacagccccCAACACAAGAACCGCAAGACCAGGAGCAACGCCGAGAGAGCCAGTCCGGCCAGTCTGCCCCTCTGATACCGCAGCTATCCACCCCTCTACTTATACTGTCGACAAAGGCCATCTCCAAGACCAGCACCTCGCATCCTCCTCCGGGCCCGGCCTCTCCGCACAGCACAAAGTTCTCTGAGAGCGACTTCAGAAACTGCAGCTTgacagagcagctgcagcgcccaCTAGAGCTGAACCTGTCGCCAGGCAATGTGGCCAGCACGGAGAGTCACCACGGTTACACGTCCGTGTCTAACCCTTTTGCGGAGCCAGACGAGAATTTTCTCTTCAACTCCACCGGTGGGCTATTGCTGGATGCGACGAACGCCTTCGACAGCAACACCGTCATACCTAGGTCTCACCAAGCCTTGAAGGGCTCGCTGGACTCAGTTCAATCGATGCAAGCGCAGCacgagccgccgccacaTCTTCAGCTGCTGAGGCCCTCCGACTACTCTGCCTTGTCCGTGGAGCCGAGCGGTGCGCAACCGCGATCCAAGGATCATCCAGCACCGCCGATGTTGGGGTCCGACCccgccaccgcaccgccGTTTGGCTTCACCGGCGACGAAGGTGCCCCAAGCACCGCTGTCGCATCGAGCAACCCGACGAGCGTGAAGACGCGCCCAGCCGCCGTGCGCACACCAGGTAGCGCAACGCTGGTCAACCCTTTCTCTAAGTCGGCCCAAAACTCCAGCTGCTACTTGAGCGGCACAAGTGCGAATatcagcggtggcggcgctttGTCGAGAGGCACGTCTCTGACAGGATCGTTTGCCGGCGGGGCGACACGCAAGAAGCCACGCCGCAGCGGGGCACCGTGCTTCGCCATCTTCGTTGGCGGCGCCACTCTTCTGCCGGGACCGCaaggcaacagcggcagcgacagaaGAGTCTTTTCATGCATTGCGGCCTGCTTCAATCTGAGCTCTGGGTCACCACTTGCCAAGAACAGTGGCTGGTCTCCGTTGGGGCAGTCGACTCCCTTGGGTTCCCCCCAAACCGCGTCAGTACGGTCCACGTCGCAGAGTGGCGCCACCCGCACCATCACGTCGCCGGTGCCGCGCCCTCTCTGGACAGGCCCGCTGGGGGGCAACACCGGCATCTGTCTCAGCTTCTGCAGCGTGACGGAGGCGTTGACGGCGCGTGGGTCGGTCGTGGACCGCAAGGGCATCCGCGGTACCGAGTACGGCCGGAGCTACGTGCGAGCCTTGACGggcgcagtgctgccgtgTGCCCTGCTAGCGGACAAGTGGGGGACCAGGGATGAAGCGACAGCCGGGGAGGTTGCAGGGGTGATGGAGGCGCTGAAAGACTGCGTTCCTGCCCCGCTCGGTGACgtggtggaggtgatgcTGATGGACGCACTGCCGCAAAAGAATGGAGACGACTTTGTCTGGAGGGATAACGGTGGGCGTCGACTAGCCGAGTTGCTCACGACGGCGGCTCAGGCTGACTCTCGCAGGCGAGCAGCCACCGCTAGTAGCAGGAGCGCTGCTGACAGCActactgttgctgctggttgCACCAGAGCGACGAGGGAAGTTGATGCGCTGGGGGCAATCTCGCCGCTGAACCCGGTAACCGCCACCGTTGGATACGACCCGAAGGAACGGTCTGCCGCGCTCTGCCGGGTCGAAGATTTGCTGTGCAGGGGACAGCGCGTGGAGGCGGTCGAGGCCGCCCTCGAGGCAAACCTCTatgcgcacgcgctgctgatCTCCATGATGTGCCCGACCAAGGACTTATACCTACGCAGTGTGCAGGCGGTCATGCAGCAGGAGCTTTCGGTTGCATCTCCGCTTGCCCGCGCCTATTGCATATTCAACGAGATGCCACTCCCTCCTTTGGTCTTGCCGCCCCTGAAggcggacgaggaagaggaggtgaaggaagGAGCAGCGGGTGAGGGGAGAAGCGTGGAGacggcccagcagcagcacaagcggcagcaacagacGTTCTTGCGTGATCAAGAAATGCTGCAGCAAACATGGCGCCGTCAAGCTGCTGTTTTGCTTGCCAACTTCACTCGCCACAGTGGAGatggcctgctgcagcttgcgACCACGCTCCATCAGTTTCACCTCGTCGTggaggcgcacacgtgcttgctgctgctgcacctcaccCCACTTGGCATGGCGGGTCCGGCCCGCGCCGGTGCGGAGCCGCTTCCCCCggcatcctctctctctccggaGGATGTGGTAGACCTGCTACCGCGTCCCGATCAACGGCAGGTCATGGAGGAGATACGGCGGCGCAtcggcgtcgtcggcggTGCGTACCACCCCACACAGGGGTGCCGTGAAAGCTTTCTGACGCCTCTCACAACGTTGATCACACAGCTGGTGTGGCTGGTGAGCGCGCGGCTCGATGCGCGGGCGCCTCCACTGTCACACCCCGAGCCCACTGAGCCACCCGTGCCGTTTCATGGGCTTCCTAATTATCATCCTCGAAGCGATATTGGGTACCGCATGATGCAggtgctgtggctgcgcgaGTTGGGCCTCGGCAAGGAGTTTGCGCAAGCACTGCatgcactgctgcaacgcATGCCTCCACCGCTGGCTTTCTCCTTGCGTGCGCCGCCACGCACATTGAATGAGCTCGTGTACCTCTTTGGTGGTGTgccgcctccgtcgccgcagcagccaccggAAGCTTTAGACGGCGCTACCCCTGCGACGAGGGGTGAGTTGATCCCTGAGAGCGAGGCAACCACAAAGCAGTCTTCCCAATCCCTCTCCGTAAGACTCCCACCCCACTTGCGTGAGGGGCTGCCGCAGGACACCGATAACGACGCTGGCGAGGTGCCTAGAGCAAGTAGCTCATCGCTGATTCGTGCCACCTCAGAGGTGCGTCACAGCggcccgccgccgccgctaaCCCCCCAGGAGCGACGGGCGACGACACCGCAGCAACCCTTCTCGCTCAACCACGCGTCgcttccctcctcgtcgcctgGTGCAGccgacaccaccgccccGCTCACCTGTGATCAGCGCACGGCCGTTCTCCAGCCGCCGGAGCGGCCAGCACCATCCAACATTACTTCCCTGCCCCAATTAGAGACTCAGGGACTACCGCTCCTGCCACCTCACCCAGaagctactgctgctgcggacaAGCCCGACaacgccagcgccagcgccaagATAGCTCTGGCCCCAACTGCGACAAAGTTAAAGCAGCCCGCGCCccgtcgctctcgctcgctcgaTGCCCTCCGCAACTTCTTCTTTCGACGTGGCAACAGCGAGGCGACTGGCGAAGAGAAGGCTGACGAGGCGAAGCCGATGCACCTCGACACGGAGAAGCCACCGACCTTCGACCCTGTGACGGGTCGATGGCTGTTCGATATgacggaagaggagaagcggctgcaAGAGCTCGCCAAGGCAGGCCCACCCAAGATGGCACCCAAGTCCGGTGCTACTGCCGCCTGGGGCTCAGCCCTCCGTGAccgagcgccgctgcagcaaccAGCACCGGACAGTGCACCGCGGCCTGGCAATGCGCGTGCTGGGTCAGGTACTTCAGCCCCCGTCTatgcaggaggaggcacgcCGGCACCTCGCCCAGCTGGTGGCGCCCCCGTGATCACCGGCCGCAATGCGCCGCCAACGGTGCCTggccgtggtgcagcgcggcCTGGTGGGCGGCCGCAGTACGTGGATATGTTTAACAGCACAGATTAG